GGTCGCGTTCAACCGTTCCACGAATGCGGTGTTCACGGTACCCGGGCGACCTTGCGACGCTTCGATCAGGTGCAGCGCTTCGAAGAGATCACCGAATGCGATGCGTCGCTCGATTCGGTCACGGGAGGTTCGTTTCACGACCTGCACGATGTGCAACTCCGCCCAGGGCACCAACGCTGGGCGCCCACGGCGCCCAGTGTGCCGCGGCGTCCGGAACATCCTGAGAACCTGTGTTTTCCACGCGCCGTATCCATCTGTTGCCCACAGCACTGGTGATTGAAGCTGTGCAGCGCAGTGCACCTGATTCACGACCTCGGCGATCAGGGCGTGCGTTCGCTCAGCAGCGAACGCACCCCACAGGAGCAGTCGTGAGGAGACACAGACGGCCGTTGCCAGCCACCGCACGCCCCGTTGGGTCCGACACCAGAGTTCGTCCGCCTGCACCTGCCCGAGATGCAACTGGCCCTGACAGACAAGGTGCTCGTGAACACGCTGCGCGTGTTCACCGGCTTTCCTCACCCAGTCGGCCAGTGTGCGCTCGTCGATCTTGAAGGCCATGACCACTGCTGGGATGGGGCAACCGAAGGTGAGGAGGGTCAGGACCAGTTGGACGATGTTCGGATCGGTCTTGAGTCGATAGAGCGGTGTGCCGTGCGTCGCGGTGAACGTCGTGTGGCAGCGATGACAGCGGTATCGAGCGTCGCGACGGGAATGAACGCCCACTCTGGTGGGCGACGGGCAATACGGGCATCGGGGCGTATCATCAGTGCGTCGGGAAGAGGGAGTTGGCTGCATACCACTCCATCTTCCCGATCTCGTTGCTCATCACTCCACGCTGTCCTGTGGTTCTACCGATCCAGCAGTCCGCGCTGGTAAAAGAGGGCATTGACGTGCAGGGCAGTCTGATGTCTGCCCGATCGGCTGAGGAAAGTATGCAGGCGACGATTCAGGGATTGGAAGTGTCAAGGCGAAGTGAGCGGATTGCTGTCCGCGCAGCGTGGATGACCTTTGTCTCCATCTTGATCGCCATCGCGACACTCTGGATTACTGCGGACTGGAGCAAGTTCAAGCGCTCGCCGGCGCCCCCGGCGCAGTCCCTTCAGAGCACGCTCGTCGCAGATTCGGATTTTGGAGTGACCTACAAGGATCAACGCAGACCCCTGCTCAAACCTTGACGAGGCGCACCCCACGGCCATCCACGGGAAGCGCGGCCACCAGATCGAACGGACGTTCAGTGTCGCGCAGGTGACCGACATGCATCTGCTGGGCTCTTTCCCCAAGAAGTTACCCACAGTGTGGTTCGGGGTGGCAGGCCGACTGGCCGAGGGACTGGAGAACCTCACGGACGTGGACTGACCAGTCTCCCGCAAAATACTCCCCGTCGAGCGGGTCCGGCTGGAGGCATCGGCTTCCATCCCGGCCACGTCGCGTCAGGTCTGCCGGTCCGGTGGCGTGGCCGCCCTGGGCAGCGACCCGAACGCGTCGATCCAGCTCAGCAGCACGTCATCCCGCAACACCACGAACCGTCCCTCGCGCAGCGTGGACGTTGACTGCCGCTCCCCGCACGCGAGGCACCGGTTGACCAGCGGCCCGCGGCGGCCGTCCCGTCCCCGGTCGCACTCCGCCACTGGGGAGAATGCCTCAGCGTCCCTGACGACCAGGCGTGAGTCCAGGCACAGGATCGCCCGCTGGCACTTCCAGCAGCGGCGCGCGATCAGCGTCTGCCCTTTCCAGCGGTGCAGGCGGCCCGCGACGTCCGGGCAGTGCCGCTGGAGGTACTGGCAGGCCGTGCGCAGCACCGGCGCGTTCCGCGTCATGATGGGCAGCGCGTACGTGTTGAAGGGCTTGAGCAGCCACGCCCCGAAGACCGGTCGCTGCTCGGCCAGCCGCGCTGCCTGCATCGCCTGATACGCCTGCTGCTCCCGCTCATGAACCTCCGCGGCCTGCGCCAACGCTTCCGCTCGCTCTCGCGCCAACGCGGCCCGCTCCTGCTCAGCCTTGAGGGCCGCCTTCCTGTACGTGTCGCGGTCAGCGGCGCACTGCGGGCACCACCAGCCGGGCCGGAAGGAAATGCCTTCCCGGCGACTCTCGAACACTTTGGACTGCAGCCGGGTGGGCGGCACCCGAACGTAACTGCGTCCTTCGACAATGGGCAGACTGGCCAGCCACCGCTCCAACCGGTCGGGGACCTCCGCGCGCGTGGCCCGTAGGCTCCGGCGGAGGTCGTCCTCCTCATGCGCGGTGAATGTGGAATCCACGACGGGCTGGAGCACGTATGGATCCTGCGCTGTGGCGTCCGCCTGCAGTTCCAGCCAGGGGACGTCCAGGGTGGCGGCCTTCACGGTGTCCACCCGGTGGCTGACGAACACCTCGAAGCCCACGCTCACCGCGCCGTCTCGGATCGTGGCGACGTCGAGGACGAAGGAACCGAGGCGCTGCTCGGCGCGGACCTCGTCGTAGGGTGGCAGCTCCCAGACCTCGTCGTGGGTGGCGTCACAGGCGTGCCGCTGGCACGCGCGTCGTAGGACGAACGGCCGCGCGCGGAGCGTCAGTGCTTCCTGGAGGCGCATTTTCGCGGCGATGTGCAGCACGCTCTCCCCCGCGCAGGGGCTGCCTGGCTGGTGGGCGAAGTGGGCAGCGACGTGATGACCTCGCCGTTCATGCGCCCGGCGGTACGAGACAGGGTCATGGCATTGTAGGCAGAAGTAGGCGCCACGTCCCGTGACGTGGCCGGGATCGACGAGGTCACCGTGAGCGTCAGCAGCGTATGGGACAGCGCGGGCCATACGCCAGCATAGACGTTGGCCCTCAAGATGGCCGCCTCGGAACACCCGTCACGGTCTGACCGGCCTGGCCCCTCTAGCCTGACAGTATGAGCGAGCCGCCCCTGCAACCGGTGCTGCTGGTGATCGTGCCGCCGGACTGGGAGGCTGATCCGGCGGCGCTCGCTGAGTTGCGCCGGTGCCTGGCGGATGAGTTCGGCGCGCGACTGAGCTTGAGACAGGGCACAGTGCCGATGCGGGAACCGCTGCCGCTCTACTGCGGGGTGTGGCCGGACAGCGTCAGGTGGCACGCCCGACGGGAGGTCAGGCCCCGGCTCGCGCAAGCCTTTTTCAACCTGGACTGGCTGAACCTAGATGACGCGGCCGTCTGAGGCGATGCGCTTGGCCGTGTGAACGAGGCCGAGATGGAAGTGGTGTTGATGCCGGGCGTGGACGGTCAGACGGCGCTGGTGCGTCTACCGGACTCCAATGAGGAATCTTGGCCCCTCGCCTCACGGCGGCCGATCGCCCAGGGGCGTCTGTGCAGCCCCTGCCGCCCATGCCCCCTGCGCTGCTGGCCCGGACGGCGGCCGAGCTGCTGGAGCAGGTGTGGGCCGCGCTCGAAGGGGACGGTGGGATCCTGGCGCTGCTGAAAGACCTCGCGGCCCTCCCTGAGATGGCGGGCGGCCTTGATCCCGCGCACGCGAGGACGGTACTGGAGCCGCTGGATGACGCGCGGGGTCTGCTGGGCACGCTGGTGATGTTGCACAAGAGAGCGCGGCGGCAGCAGGCCGCACGCCCAAAGGGTGACTCCTCAGAGGTTTGAGACACGCGCGGTAGCAGTGACTTCAGTCGGGTAGTCCCCTCAGATCACGGCCAGGGTACTGCCCGCCCTAACGAAGCCCGCATGATCTGCCCCGAGTGCATCTGCACACCCTGAACCGGCACCGCACGCGGCGCCGGTCGAATGCACTTCAAACCACGGCAGGCCACTACTACCCCGGGCAGACTGCACCCATGATCCGCGAGCAACTCACAGCGCCGTCCCCGCAGGACCTCGCGGCGTTCCTCAACCGTCATACGCGCACCCGCGATTGTCTGATTCAGGTGGCCGGGCTGGCCGAGGTCACCTACCTGGGTCGCGCAGCCAGTACGGCCGATCTGGGGGCATACCTGGTGCTGATCAAGCAGGACGGCAGCCTACAGATCCATCACCCGACCGGCATCAAGCCGATGAACTGGCAACCGAAAACGGACCGCATCACAGCGGAAGTCGCAGAGGACGTGTGCATGTTGCTGGCCTCCCGGCGGAGTCCGGAGGAACTCGTGCAGGTGGTGTTCCTGGAACCGCAGGTGGCCCTCGCGTTGGAGCTCGCACAGGCTGGGGGGTTCGTCCTGAAGGGTTCCGAAGCGCAGATGCAGCAGGCCCTGGCGGATCACCCGGAGTTGATCGAGCCCGGCCTGCGGGTCCTGAACCGGGAACTCATGGTGGAGTCCGGCGGTATCGACCTGTACGCGCAAGACGCGCAGGGCCGCTATGTGGTCGTCGAACTCAAACGCGGCCGCGCGACCCAGCACGCCGTGTCCCAGCTGGCCCGGTACGTTCGGTCCGTGCAGCAGACCCTCGGCAATCAGGCGACCGTGCGGGGCATTCTGGCTGGGCCGTCCATCACGGCGCCCGCGCGCCTGGAACTGGAGAACCGTGGGCTGGAATTCCGCGAGATCTCCGCGCTCCCCGAGCAGGCGGCCAGTGCCCTTCCTGTGACCGCGCAGCCCTCCTTGTTTGACCCCTGACACGCCCCCGAGCACCCCACCAACGACACGGGCACGCGCAGTGGCGCGTGCCCGTGCAACTCATGGACCGATCAGGGCTGGCAGATCGGGCAGTAGGACGACGGACTGACCGACGGCGTGATGAACGTGACGCTCTGCGTCGAGTACTCCAGGCCGTCTGCGGGCGGGTACACGGGGTACGCGCCGGCCACGCAGGCGAGAGCGGGGATCAGGGTCAGCAGAACAGTACGGAACTTCTTCATGGATTACCTCGAGGGAATGAGACGCGAAGGGTACGGGCGGACACGGCGGGTAGCGCGGGAGGCGCGCGACTCCGCGCACAGAGCCTGGGACGGGGCATGGCTCAGTACGGGAAGAGGGTGTTCAGTCGGTCGCCGCTCGCCACGGGGCTGGGGGAAGTCAGCCAGTAACGGTAGAAGCCGGTGCCTCTGGGGTGGAAGGCTGTGAACGCGAAACTGACGTCGTTCGCGCCACTCATGAGGTACGCGGCCGTGGCGGCGGTGGGGGACGTGGCGTGCACGCCGACCTGCACGCCCGCGTCCCGGCACGCTTCCCTGACGTCCGGTCCCAGTTGCGCTGGATCGCTGGTGTAGGACCCGGTGCCCGCGCGGTACGGGATCTGCGCGGCGACGATGGCCCGGCCGCACTGCTGGGCGGCCACGTTGTACGGTCGCTTCTGCGCGTCACTGAAGGTGGGGAGCAGGATGGCGGCGAGGACACCAATGATGGCGATCACCACGAGGAGTTCGATCAGGGTGAAACCTTGGGCGTGCTGCTTCATGGGCGGCTCCTGACTCTGGGACTGGAGGTGCGTCACGCGCTGCGTTTCGCGGGTGATGTCCTGCAACTGGGTGTGCAGGTCCGCGTGGCGACGCTGGAGGTTGACGTGCACGTCGGGAGTGGGGTGGGCGAGGGCGATGCGGGCGAGGTGGTCGAGTTCCTGGGCGACGCGGGTGAGGTCCTGGGTGAGCTGCGCGTGGCGGTCATGCAGGACCCGGGGGTCGGGGCGCATCAGTAGGTGCTGTACTGGCGGAGTTTCCAGCCGTCGCCAGTGCTGGTGTAGTACGACGCGCTGCCCCGGCGGCTGTACACCCAGAAGTTGTAGTTGAGGGTGTCCGCGCCGATCGCGCCGTTCCCGGCCTGCCCGGTACCGGGCGCGAATCCTGCGGCGTAACTCTGGATTTCCACGCCCGCGCAGGCCTCGGTGACGTCGGCGCCCAGCGCGGCCGGGGAGGTCGCGTAGGTGCCCGTGCTGATCTTGTGGGTGGTCTGCGCGGTAATGATCGCCCGCCCGCACTGGACGGCGGCAGTGTCATGCGGTTTCTTCTGCGCGCCTGCGAAGGTGGGGAGCAGGATGGCGGCGAGGACGCCGATGATGGCCATGACGACGAGGAGTTCGATGAGGGTGAAGCCCTGTGTGCGACTGGTCATCAGAGGCCCCAGGCGGACCAGCGGAGGAAGCGGAGTTTGCAGCCCTGCGAACCGCAGACCGAATCGTCACTGTTGGAGACGAACGCGCCGCTGCCCCGGCTGTTCGCCACGAAGAACGAGGGGAGGCCTTTGCTGTCGAGGCTCGTGATGGCGTACTCGGTCCCGGCGGTGGAGGTGGGCACGGCGTACGGCATGACGCGCTGCCCCGCGCAGGCCTCGCGGACATCCGCGCCGAGGACGTCTGGGGAGAAGGGCGCGGCGGGGAGTGCGCCGCCGTTCCCGGCGCGGTACGCCACGGCGCCCGTGATGATGGCCCGGCCGCACTGGAGGGCGGCGGTGTCGTTGGGTTTTTTCTGCGCGTCACTGAAGGTGGGGAGCAGGATGGCGGCGAGGACGCCGATGATGGCGATGACCACAAGGAGTTCGATGAGGGTGAAGCCCTGCGTGCGGTGGGGTGCGGGTGTGTTCATGTTGAGTCTCCTGGGGTTACCAGCGGTAGAGGCGATTGAGGCGTTCACCGGTGCTGGTGGCGCTCTCCTGGTTGAAGAGGTAGTAGCCGGTGCCGCGCGGGTGGAAGACCTGGAAGGCGTAATTCGTGGCGCTTGTAGAAACCGCCTGACTCACCCCGGCGCCCGGGTTGTCGGCGCGGACGTTATTCAGCGCGACGCTGACACCTGCCGTGGTGCAGGACTCCTGCACGTCTGGGCCCATGTCCGTGAGCGCTGAGGCGTACGAACCGCGGGTGAGGTTGGCGGTGGCCTGGAACGCGACGATGGCCCGCCCGCACTGCAGGGCAGCGGTGTCGTTGGGTCGCTTCTGCGCGTCACTGAAGGTGGGCAGGAGGATGGCGGCGAGGACACCAATGATGGCGATGACCACGAGGAGCTCGATCAGGGTGAAGCCCTGGGTGCGGGTGTTCATGGGGTCTCCTGGGGGGACCAGCGGTGGAGGTGGCCGAGCCGGTCACCGCTGGCCGCGCCACTCGGGGAGGTGTAGAGGTAGTAGCCGCTCCCGCGGGGGTGGAACACCTGGAAGGCATAGGTGTTCGTGGTGGTGGCGACGGCCTGCGTGGTGGTGGCGTCGGGGGTACTGACCTGGGCGTTCGATGGGGCGACCTGCACGCCGGTCGTGAGGCAGGCCGCTTTGACGTCGCGACTCATGTCGGTCAGGTCACTGACGTACCGGCCGAGCGTGAGGGGCGCGGTCGTCTCGAAGGTGACGATGGCCCGGCCGCACTTGAGGGCCGCTGTGTTGTACGGGCGCTGCCGCGCGCCGGTCACGGTGGGGTACAGCGCTGCCGCAAGCAGGCCGAGGACGGCCATGACGAGCAGGATCTCGATGAGGGTGAAGCCGGGCGTTCTGGGCGGCATGTCAGAGGCGGATGACGTCGTCGGCGTCGATGGTGGACGGGGAGGAGGCGAGGTGGGCACCGAGCGTCCACGTGACGCGGGTGGCGGCGCGGGTGGGGTCTTCGCGCGCACCGTTCGGGGGGGTGCGCAGGGCGGTGAGGAGGTCGTCGAGGGGGCGGGCGTGCGGCCAGAGGATGACGGGGCTCTGCTCGGGGTGCTGCTCGTTCCAGAGGCGCACGGTGCGGGTCTCGAGTTCGTCGAGAGCCCAGGTGGGGATGGTCTCGGGGAAGATGAGGTGACGGAGGGTGCCCGCGTGGACGCGGTAGAGCGTCCACGGGCCGCAGGTGATCTCTTGGACGTGGAGGCCTTGATCGGTCCTGGGGGCACTCCAGGTGGGATCGGGACTGCACGCGGCGACGTGGAGGAGGTCGCTGCGGAGTGTGCGGTGGGCGGCAGCGGTGTCGGTGGGGCTGCGCAGGGCGCTCAGGACGCTGAGCCAGGAGCGGGAGAGGATGGGGAGGGTGAGGTCACCGACGCCAGGGAGGAGGGTGCCGTCGGACCAGAGGACGGTGCCTCCGTTGCCGAGGTGGTGGGCGAGGGGGTGGACGCCGGTGGGGAGGGGACGCTGCCAGGCACCATCGAAGAGGTCATGGCGGGGGGCTGGACTGCGGACGCGGAAGGCGCCGTCGAGCCAGCACAGTTCCCACCAGGTGGGGGGTGAGGGGGAGACAGTCTGTGCGGTCGTCATGGGGCGTACCGTCCCATGCGTGGGGGTGACCGTCTGGGTGGGGGGGTGCGGGGGCACCCGGTAGGGGTGCTGCTCTTGCGGACCGTGGGACAGTGCGTAGGGGTGACTGCTCAGCGTTTGAGGAAGGTGTCGAGCTGGCTGTACCGCCGGGGCGCGCCTGTGTGGGCGGCGTGCGTCCAGGCGGCGCGCAGGCCGGACGCGGTCAGGGCTTCCTTGGCGCGGGTGACGGCCGTGTACGCGAGTTGCCGGGAGAGGAGGCGCTCGTGTTCCGGGGCGAGGGTGACGATGATGTCCGGCCACTCGCTGCCCTGGCTGCGGTGGATGGTCATGGCGTACGCGAGGGTGAGGGTGGGGTCGCCCGGGCTGAAGGTGTGCTCGGTGTCCTCGATGATGCAGGTGACTTGCTTCCCTGCACCGATGATGAGGCCGGTCATGCCGTTCATCAGGCCGGTGTTGTGGTTGTTCCGGGTGACGAGGATGGGATCTCCGGCGCGGAGGCGGGTGTCGCCGGGGTTGAGGGCGGCCTGCAGGGCGAGGTTCAGGGCGTCCACGCCCAGGGGGCCGGCGCGTCCGGCGGTGAGGATCATCGGATGTGCCTGGTCCTGGCGGGACTGGACGAGTCGGACGATGTCCTCGGCGGACTGTGCGCCCACGAACGGCACGCCGGTCTGGGCGGGGCTCTCCCCGCTGATGAGCTGGGAGGCGAGGGTGAGGATGGGACTCCCGGCGGCCTGCCGGTGCGTCTGCGTGAGTCGCCCGGTGGGGACGGTGCGGGTGAGGGCGGCCAGTGGGTGCCCGGGATCGATGGGGGGTAACTGGTCCTCGTCGCCGACGAGGATGACCCGGGCGCCATCGCGGACGGAGCGCAGGAGTGCACCGAGGAGGGCGTTGCTGGCCATGCTGACCTCGTCGACCACGAACACGTCGCCGGGGAGGATGCCGCTGCTGAACTTGTGCCCGTCGTAGCTGAGCAGGCGGTGGAGGGTGGTGGCATCCCGGCCCGTGCTCTGTTGCATGCGGCTGGCGGCCTTCCCGGTGGGGGCGCACAGGACGCTTCGGAGGTTCGCGGCGTCCAGGGCATCGAGCAGCGCCCGGAGCGTGGTGGTCTTGCCGGTGCCGGGTCCGCCGGTGATGACACTGACGGCCGTGCCCGCCGCGAGGAGCACGGCCGCGCGCTGCTCCGTTGTCAGTCCGGGCGTGGCGGGGACGGACACCCGTGCGGGCGTGCTGGCCATGAGTCGGGCGATGTCGTCGGCGAGCCAGGCTTCCACGCGGTGCTGCTCGGGGAGGAAGGCCGCCTGAGCGTCTTCCAGGAGGAGCTGACCGTTCAGGGCGTCTTCAATGGCCTGCTGGGCTTCGTCATCGTCGAGTGCATGACTGTCCCGGAGTTCCCCGGCGAGGACGGGCAGGGGGAGGCAGGTGTGGCCGTACTCGAGGGCGGCGCGGCGGGTGAGTTCGTACGCGAGGGCGGGCCCGCGGCGGGGGTCGAAGGTGCTGAGGCCCTGGAGTCGGGCGGCATGGTCGAGGACGCGCAGGGGGATGCCGTGGCGGATGGCGAGGTAGGGCTGCTCGCGGAAGGCGGCTGGTGCGCCGGCGCCGTGCTGGTTGAGGAGGGCGTGGGTGTGTTCTGGGGGGAGACCAAGATCAGCGAGGGCCTGGAGCGCGCCGTAGAGGCGGCTTTCGCGGCGGGCGTGGCGGGTGAGGGCCTGGGCGATGCTGGCAGGGACGCGGGTGGCGAGGCTGGGGGCGTTCTGGGTGACGGTGTGGTGGGGGTCTGGGCCGAGCCGGGGGAGGAGTTCCAGGGCGGTGGCTTTCTGGGGTGGGCGGAGGCGGCTGTAGAAGGCGCGGGCGAGTTCGTAGGGGGTGATGACGCGTTCAGCGCGGGTGAGGGTGCTTCCTTCGGTCCAGGCGCGGAGGGTGCAGCCGGGGGTGACG
This sequence is a window from Deinococcus grandis. Protein-coding genes within it:
- a CDS encoding type IV pilin protein, with protein sequence MTSRTQGFTLIELLVVMAIIGVLAAILLPTFAGAQKKPHDTAAVQCGRAIITAQTTHKISTGTYATSPAALGADVTEACAGVEIQSYAAGFAPGTGQAGNGAIGADTLNYNFWVYSRRGSASYYTSTGDGWKLRQYSTY
- a CDS encoding prepilin-type N-terminal cleavage/methylation domain-containing protein, with product MPPRTPGFTLIEILLVMAVLGLLAAALYPTVTGARQRPYNTAALKCGRAIVTFETTAPLTLGRYVSDLTDMSRDVKAACLTTGVQVAPSNAQVSTPDATTTQAVATTTNTYAFQVFHPRGSGYYLYTSPSGAASGDRLGHLHRWSPQETP
- a CDS encoding type IV pilin protein, whose protein sequence is MNTRTQGFTLIELLVVIAIIGVLAAILLPTFSDAQKRPNDTAALQCGRAIVAFQATANLTRGSYASALTDMGPDVQESCTTAGVSVALNNVRADNPGAGVSQAVSTSATNYAFQVFHPRGTGYYLFNQESATSTGERLNRLYRW
- a CDS encoding type II secretion system protein — its product is MNTPAPHRTQGFTLIELLVVIAIIGVLAAILLPTFSDAQKKPNDTAALQCGRAIITGAVAYRAGNGGALPAAPFSPDVLGADVREACAGQRVMPYAVPTSTAGTEYAITSLDSKGLPSFFVANSRGSGAFVSNSDDSVCGSQGCKLRFLRWSAWGL
- a CDS encoding prepilin-type N-terminal cleavage/methylation domain-containing protein, giving the protein MRPDPRVLHDRHAQLTQDLTRVAQELDHLARIALAHPTPDVHVNLQRRHADLHTQLQDITRETQRVTHLQSQSQEPPMKQHAQGFTLIELLVVIAIIGVLAAILLPTFSDAQKRPYNVAAQQCGRAIVAAQIPYRAGTGSYTSDPAQLGPDVREACRDAGVQVGVHATSPTAATAAYLMSGANDVSFAFTAFHPRGTGFYRYWLTSPSPVASGDRLNTLFPY
- the nucS gene encoding endonuclease NucS, producing the protein MIREQLTAPSPQDLAAFLNRHTRTRDCLIQVAGLAEVTYLGRAASTADLGAYLVLIKQDGSLQIHHPTGIKPMNWQPKTDRITAEVAEDVCMLLASRRSPEELVQVVFLEPQVALALELAQAGGFVLKGSEAQMQQALADHPELIEPGLRVLNRELMVESGGIDLYAQDAQGRYVVVELKRGRATQHAVSQLARYVRSVQQTLGNQATVRGILAGPSITAPARLELENRGLEFREISALPEQAASALPVTAQPSLFDP
- a CDS encoding AAA family ATPase, with the protein product MSDPGAPILGTVLRAWRTPTSEGCQLRTERGPLTLYGPLPPVTPGCTLRAWTEGSTLTRAERVITPYELARAFYSRLRPPQKATALELLPRLGPDPHHTVTQNAPSLATRVPASIAQALTRHARRESRLYGALQALADLGLPPEHTHALLNQHGAGAPAAFREQPYLAIRHGIPLRVLDHAARLQGLSTFDPRRGPALAYELTRRAALEYGHTCLPLPVLAGELRDSHALDDDEAQQAIEDALNGQLLLEDAQAAFLPEQHRVEAWLADDIARLMASTPARVSVPATPGLTTEQRAAVLLAAGTAVSVITGGPGTGKTTTLRALLDALDAANLRSVLCAPTGKAASRMQQSTGRDATTLHRLLSYDGHKFSSGILPGDVFVVDEVSMASNALLGALLRSVRDGARVILVGDEDQLPPIDPGHPLAALTRTVPTGRLTQTHRQAAGSPILTLASQLISGESPAQTGVPFVGAQSAEDIVRLVQSRQDQAHPMILTAGRAGPLGVDALNLALQAALNPGDTRLRAGDPILVTRNNHNTGLMNGMTGLIIGAGKQVTCIIEDTEHTFSPGDPTLTLAYAMTIHRSQGSEWPDIIVTLAPEHERLLSRQLAYTAVTRAKEALTASGLRAAWTHAAHTGAPRRYSQLDTFLKR